A section of the Telopea speciosissima isolate NSW1024214 ecotype Mountain lineage chromosome 3, Tspe_v1, whole genome shotgun sequence genome encodes:
- the LOC122656087 gene encoding uncharacterized protein LOC122656087 yields MSVGNLSNDRFPVPHKKLSLDIKGNNTDVVICSYDDHFLVMATQVGTMGTILHARKEEGVSIHPTFNVSVIFGKRDEPMLEACARQLIENISSSGSSKSLVLSLGLKDHSVETLKGIVSAVTGSRLW; encoded by the exons ATGTCTGTGGGTAATCTTTCCAATGATCGTTTTCCAGTGCCCCATAAGAAGCTCTCTTTAGATATcaag GGAAACAATACGGATGTGGTGATATGCAGCTACGATGATCATTTTCTT GTTATGGCAACGCAGGTAGGAACTATGGGAACAATACTGCATGCCAG GAAGGAGGAAGGGGTATCAATCCATCCAACATTCAACGTATCTGTTATATTTGGAAAGCGAGATGAG CCAATGCTAGAGGCATGTGCACGCCAGCTGATTGAAAATATAAG TAGCTCTGGTTCTTCCAAGTCATTGGTCCTATCTCTAGGCCTCAAAGATCATTCTGTG GAGACACTGAAGGGCATTGTTTCTGCTGTTACTGGGAGTCGCCTTTGGTAA
- the LOC122656086 gene encoding probable inactive poly [ADP-ribose] polymerase SRO2, translating to MEHKEIGDSMSETTSERDLSVSDSESGVCGSTAPEFESFEKNGLIRLEEGDKEHDFIKNKFMLGLGPLERHTTVVTVHKNSFSSFHRKARLQSFKIFSEAMSRKCNGNANIKYAWYGTSRDGVHRIISHGFGQCGNPDNNRLHGCGLDLSPENSSIESVIASDLDKSGLRYLLLCRVILGNMEEILPGSGQFHPSSEDFDSGVDNLPAPRRYIIWSTHMNSHILPEYIISFRAPPCLKGFQRTQEHVVKPTSAWMPFRTLISVLSRFLAPSSIAFIEKYHNDYREKKITRQHLIQRVRQIAGDELLVSVIKSCKGKQSKATMGISPSSSSK from the exons ATGGAGCATAAGGAAATCGGAGATTCGATGTCCGAGACCACCAGTGAGAGGGATTTATCAGTTTCCGATTCGGAAAGTGGCGTTTGTGGCTCCACTGCTCCGGAATTCGAGTCCTTCGAAAAAAATGGACTGATCAGATTGGAAGAAGGAGATAAGGAGCACGACTTCATCAAGAACAAATTCATGTTGGGTTTGGGACCTCTTGAAAGGCATACCACGGTTGTCACCGTTCACAAGAATTCTTTCTCTAGTTTTCATAGAAAAGCTCGACTGCAATCGTTCAAGATCTTCTCGGAAGCAATGTCTCGGAAGTGCAATGGCAATGCTAACATAAAGTACGCTTGGTATGGAACTTCGAGGGATGGGGTTCATAGGATCATTTCTCACGGATTTGGTCAGTGTGGAAACCCTGATAACAACAGGTTGCATGGCTGCGGACTTGATCTTTCCCCAGAGAATTCTTCTATTGAGAG TGTGATAGCCTCCGACCTTGATAAAAGTGGTTTACGATATTTGTTGCTTTGTCGTGTGATCTTGGGAAATATGGAGGAAATCCTTCCTGGTTCTGGGCAGTTCCATCCTAGTTCTGAGGATTTTGACTCTGGAGTTGATAATCTGCCTGCTCCTAGGAGATATATTATCTGGAGTACACACATGAACAGTCACATCTTGCCTGAATACATCATAAGTTTCAGGGCTCCTCCTTGCTTGAAAG GGTTTCAAAGGACACAAGAGCATGTGGTAAAACCCACATCTGCTTGGATGCCGTTTCGGACTCTAATATCAGTACTTTCGAGGTTCTTGGCTCCCAGTTCCATTGCTTTCATTGAGAAGTATCACAATGATTATAGA GAGAAGAAGATCACTCGACAGCATCTGATACAGCGGGTGAGGCAAATCGCTGGGGACGAGTTGCTTGTCTCAGTAATTAAGTCTTGCAAGGGCAAG CAATCGAAAGCTACAATGGGTATTTCACCAAGCAGCAGCTCAAAGTAG